One genomic region from Clarias gariepinus isolate MV-2021 ecotype Netherlands chromosome 22, CGAR_prim_01v2, whole genome shotgun sequence encodes:
- the chl1a gene encoding cell adhesion molecule L1-like a gives MSVLRIIDAGLLFTFISIGYSLYVPSQVEQPPTITAQSVGSIVALPIDHNFTLTCEATGNPKPVIHWTKNGLNFNPHNEPRLKSFENSGSFVIPNNKYLAEYQGKYRCYASNKLGVAMSKETHFIVPASPKFPKQHVLPAVVKVGDPVVLECNPPEGILPRNLYWMNIGLQHIEQDDRVSMGLNGNLYISNVLEKDNRSDYCCYASFPGIRTIVQKSPMAIVVMSSNSTGETDVTISNRKPNLLVPSGDLSQKYLVQGQDLEIECIAEGFPTPIIEWSKTEGKLPQRTNIKNYGKLLIITNVTEDDSGKYMCKSKNSAGEAIHLFDIAIEEPPRWVQEPIKNKVAPIGSEVSIGCSASGKPPPTITWMRNGEPLLEFDSSNIIVQDNTLILYEANKNNSAAYQCEASNKHGNILSNTNILIINLPPLILTQNSVNYGAVCGKSVIMDCKVFSSPSSVIHWRKDSIEGPVVGERFFVHKNGSLQIYTTEMEDTGKYICSVTNSEGNSSIIANLHIKEPIKIVTPPQDMKIKRGSMAELLCKTKYNQSLTDELKIFWQKDGKKIYSNHNEDLRFYIDEGTLQINNVSHSDKGLYTCIARTSLDQDTASAYITVLDVPDPPVDLTLSDLRDRSVKLHWVPTKDYNSSITEYIIEFEENDWEPGKWRPLLRVSGHKNSAPLSLYGHINYQFRVSAVNAIGRGHPSSPSERYKTPPAAPDRNPENIKIEGHSPHQMDITWEPLMPIEHNGPGLEYKLSYRQMGVEKSWTETMVTRHSFVVKGTPTFVPYEVKVQAHNNHGWAVEPKIEIGYSGEDLPTAAPEDVYVEVLNSTLVQVTWSPVQQSQLRGHLQGYNVHWWRTQSLLTSIEVPAEKQFLTLTGNQSHTIVSGLKPFSQYRLNVHVFNRKGSGPSSSPITFTTPQGVPESPPVLRATNPQDNSITLVWAPPLEANGVLTGYKLQYHITNDTLDAGELYRVNISGPDNTQLVLNDLETDGYYKFYLSACTLVGCGPAISEEGSTGSGAHTAGVHDRISSTSWFIGIMCAVALLTLVALIACFVNKNKRGIYAVKEKEDMRPHLDFKGTNNETSCEYSYSDKKPLKRSQPTLLRDIKDDSSSLDSSTTYGNEECEFSEDGSFIGEYVGIKQRLSMDFTV, from the exons ATGAGTGTACTTAGGATCATTGATGCTGGGCTCCTGTTCACCTTCATTTCTATTGGATATAGTCTATATGTACCTTCGCAGG TGGAGCAGCCACCCACAATCACAGCACAGTCTGTGGGATCAATTGTTGCACTTCCAATTGATCATAATTTCACTTTGACATGTGAAGCCACAGGAAATCCAAAACCAGT gaTTCACTGGACTAAAAATGGCCTGAACTTTAACCCACATAATGAACCAAGACTCAAAAGCTTTGAAAACAGTGGAAGTTTTGTTATTCCAAACAACAAATACCTTGCAGAATACCAGGGTAAATACAGATGCTATGCATCCAATAAGTTGGGAGTAGCAATGTcaaaggaaacacatttcattGTACCTG CTTCACCAAAATTTCCAAAACAACATGTACTGCCAGCTGTGGTTAAAGTGGGGGATCCAGTGGTTTTGGAATGTAACCCACCAGAAGGCATTTTACCTCGCAACCTTTACTGGATGAATATTG GTCTTCAACACATTGAACAGGATGATCGAGTTTCCATGGGGTTGAATGGGAACCTTTACATTTCAAATGTGCTAGAAAAAGACAACCGTAGCGACTACTGCTGTTATGCGTCTTTCCCAGGAATTCGCACGATTGTCCAGAAAAGTCCCATGGCTATTGTGGTCATGTCCT CAAACTCAACTGGTGAAACAGATGTCACAA TTTCTAATAGAAAACCAAATCTTCTGGTGCCCTCTGGTGATCTGTCCCAAAAATATCTGGTGCAAGGACAGGATCTTGAAATTGAGTGTATTGCAGAGGGATT CCCCACACCAATAATAGAATGGAGCAAGACAGAAGGGAAATTACCACAACGGACCAACATCAAGAACTATGGAAAATTGTTGATTATAACAAATGTCACAGAAGATGACAGTGGGAAATACATGTGCAAGTCGAAGAATTCTGCTGGTGAAGCCATTCATTTGTTCGACATTGCCATAGAAG agCCGCCACGCTGGGTGCAAGagccaataaaaaataaagtagcaCCAATTGGATCAGAAGTAAGCATAGGATGCAGTGCTTCAGGAAAGCCACCACCCACAATCACTTGGATGAGGAATGGTGAACCTCTCCTAG aattcgACTCATCCAACATCATAGTGCAAGATAACACTCTTATCCTTTacgaagcaaataaaaataatagtgcAGCATATCAGTGTGAAGCCTCCAACAAACATGGCAATATACTGAGCAACACAAACATTTTGATCATAA atctTCCTCCTTTGATCCTGACACAGAATTCAGTAAATTATGGTGCTGTGTGTGGGAAGAGTGTCATCATGGACTGCAAAGTGTTTAGTTCTCCATCTTCTGTTATACACTG GAGAAAAGATAGCATTGAAGGTCCCGTGGTAGGCGAACGATTCTTTGTTCATAAAAATGGCTCCCTGCAGATTTATACAACTGAGATGGAAGACACAGGAAAATATATTTGTTCTGTTACCAACTCAGAGGGCAACTCCAGCATTATAGCAAATCTTCATATAAAAG AACCAATCAAAATTGTGACCCCGCCTCAAGATATGAAGATCAAAAGGGGAAGCATGGCAGAGCTTCTGTGCAAGACAAAGTATAATCAGTCACTCACTGATGAGCTGAAAATCTTCTGGCAGAAGGATGGGAAAAAGATATATTCTAACCACAATGAGGATTTAAG ATTCTACATTGATGAGGGAACATTGCAGATCAACAACGTGAGCCATAGCGATAAAGGGCTGTATACGTGTATTGCTAGAACATCTCTTGACCAAGATACAGCATCTGCATATATAACTGTTCTAg aTGTCCCTGACCCTCCAGTAGACTTAACATTATCTGATCTGAGAGATCGCAGTGTGAAGCTACATTGGGTGCCTACAAAAGACTATAACAGCAGCATAacag AGTACATCATCGAATTTGAGGAGAACGACTGGGAACCAGGCAAGTGGAGGCCACTGCTAAGAGTATCTGGCCACAAGAACTCTGCTCCTCTCTCATTATATGGACATATTAACTACCAGTTCAGAGTCAGCGCTGTCAATGCCATTGGCAGAGGTCATCCCAGCAGTCCCTCTGAGAGATACAAAACTCCTCCTGCTG CCCCAGATAGGAATCCAGAAAACATAAAGATTGAGGGTCATTCACCTCATCAAATGGACATTACTTGGGAG CCTTTGATGCCTATCGAGCACAATGGACCTGGTCTGGAGTACAAACTTAGCTATAGGCAAATGGGTGTAGAAAAAAGCTGGACCGAGACGATGGTGACAAGGCATTCCTTTGTTGTAAAAGGCACCCCTACATTTGTTCCATATGAGGTTAAGGTCCAGGCCCACAATAATCATGGTTGGGCAGTGGAACCCAAAATTGAGATTGGATATTCTGGTGAAGACT TGCCAACTGCAGCTCCTGAGGATGTGTACGTAGAAGTGTTAAATTCCACACTGGTGCAGGTCACCTGGTCCCCGGTACAACAATCTCAGCTCAGGGGACATCTTCAAGGTTACAAT GTGCATTGGTGGAGAACACAAAGCCTTTTGACTTCCATAGAAGTTCCTGCTGAGAAGCAGTTTCTGACCCTCACAGGAAATCAGAGTCATACCATAGTGTCTGGGTTGAAACCTTTCTCCCAATACCGTCTCAATGTTCATGTATTTAACAGGAAAGGCAGTGGACCCAGTAGCAGCCCAATCACCTTTACAACACCACAGGGAG TTCCTGAAAGCCCCCCTGTGCTCAGAGCTACAAATCCACAGGATAACTCAATCACACTGGTGTGGGCTCCACCACTTGAGGCCAATGGTGTTCTCACTGGATACAAGCTGCAGTACCATATAA CCAATGATACACTGGATGCTGGTGAACTATACAGAGTTAATATCAGTGGACCAGACAATACACAGTTGGTTCTAAATGATCTGGAGACTGATGGCTACTACAAGTTCTATCTGAGCGCTTGTACACTTGTCGGCTGTGGACCAGCTATTAGTGAAGAGGGGTCCACTGGTTCAGGAGCAC ATACAGCAGGTGTACATGACAGAATCTCATCTACAAGTTGGTTCATCGGTATTATGTGTGCCGTGGCACTGCTTACCCTTGTAGCTCTAATTGCCTGCTTTGTGAACAAGAACAAAAGAGGAATATATGCAG tGAAAGAGAAGGAAGACATGCGACCACATCTGGATTTTAAAGGCACGAATAACGAGACTTCCTGTGAATACAG TTACAGTGATAAAAAGCCTCTTAAGAGAAGTCAACCTACCCTATTAAGAGACATCAAAGACGACAGCAGCAGCCTGGACAGCTCTACCACCTATGGGAATGAGGAATGCGAGTTCAGTGAGGATGGATCTTTCATTGGTGAATACGTTGGCATCAAACAAAGGTTATCCATGGACTTTACAGTTTAA